A window of Dickeya zeae NCPPB 2538 contains these coding sequences:
- a CDS encoding methyl-accepting chemotaxis protein — protein sequence MRLKNLSIRTGLLTLLAVITLLLLLVSGMGIQAINKSRDSLTQLNQIQGEQLGALMNGYNLTLRARASATLAVRKIEIGLLDVGAKETDKLDSYIQQSDKEIRQFSSVGTTSEQEQKLAQQVLKTYQDYLNQGLKPMLESLRKQYTDEYYTLLENNLTPLSDAFDKSIQNFRSYSQQLSEQHIQQANSNERLMLMLIGFACLLSLLLVLLGWLALRHMLLKPLDHAIEQLEHVASGDLTHRITTGGDNELGRLNDAILRMQMALLDSVGQVRDASHQIDQGSRELFSGNRHLAERTEESVAALEQTAASLEELSATVKRNADNAELAHQLTNQVSDTTDRGNESVNYVVEKMREIAASAKRISDILGVIDGIAFQTNILALNAAVEAARAGEQGKGFAVVAGEVRNLAQHSAQAAKEIRTLILDSQSHVSEGLDLAAKAGETMDNVADEINRITTLMKEISYASQEQHRGIEQVNIAFTQIDKVAQQNASLVKASTDTTQSLEEQSRQLVQAMAMFRIEDHTPLLQAR from the coding sequence ATGCGTTTGAAAAATCTCTCCATCCGTACCGGCCTGTTAACCTTGCTGGCTGTCATCACCCTGTTATTACTGCTGGTCAGCGGTATGGGGATTCAGGCCATCAATAAAAGCCGGGACTCTCTGACGCAGCTCAACCAGATTCAGGGGGAGCAGTTGGGCGCGTTGATGAATGGTTATAACCTGACGCTACGGGCCAGAGCGTCCGCGACACTGGCGGTACGCAAGATAGAAATTGGTTTGCTGGACGTGGGCGCCAAAGAAACGGATAAACTGGATAGTTATATCCAGCAGTCCGACAAAGAGATTCGCCAGTTCAGTAGCGTCGGCACCACCAGCGAGCAGGAGCAGAAACTGGCACAGCAAGTGTTAAAAACCTATCAGGACTACCTGAATCAGGGATTAAAACCGATGTTAGAGTCCCTGAGGAAACAGTACACCGACGAGTACTACACCCTGCTGGAAAATAACCTGACGCCCCTGAGCGACGCATTTGATAAATCCATCCAGAATTTCCGCAGTTACTCCCAGCAACTCTCCGAACAACATATCCAACAGGCAAATAGCAACGAACGACTGATGCTGATGCTGATAGGCTTCGCCTGTCTGTTATCCCTGTTACTGGTCTTGCTGGGCTGGCTGGCGTTACGCCACATGCTGCTCAAACCGCTGGATCACGCCATTGAGCAGTTAGAACACGTCGCCTCCGGCGATTTGACCCACCGCATTACCACCGGTGGTGACAATGAACTGGGTCGTCTGAACGACGCTATTTTGCGTATGCAAATGGCGCTGCTGGATTCCGTCGGCCAGGTGCGTGACGCCAGCCATCAAATCGATCAGGGCAGCCGCGAACTGTTTAGCGGCAACCGCCATCTGGCAGAACGTACCGAAGAATCGGTCGCCGCGCTGGAGCAAACCGCCGCCAGTCTGGAAGAGCTGAGCGCCACCGTTAAACGCAACGCCGATAACGCCGAACTGGCCCATCAGTTGACCAATCAGGTTTCCGATACCACCGATCGCGGTAATGAATCCGTCAACTACGTGGTGGAAAAAATGCGCGAAATCGCCGCCAGCGCCAAACGCATCAGCGATATTCTCGGTGTGATTGACGGCATCGCCTTCCAGACCAACATTCTGGCGCTGAACGCCGCAGTGGAAGCGGCCCGTGCGGGTGAACAAGGGAAAGGGTTTGCGGTGGTCGCCGGTGAAGTGCGTAATCTGGCACAACACAGCGCCCAGGCCGCCAAAGAGATCCGCACACTGATCCTCGACTCTCAGTCCCATGTTTCGGAAGGGCTCGATTTGGCCGCTAAAGCCGGTGAAACCATGGATAACGTCGCAGACGAAATCAACCGTATCACCACGCTGATGAAAGAGATTTCTTACGCGTCTCAGGAGCAACATCGCGGTATTGAACAGGTGAACATCGCCTTTACCCAGATAGATAAAGTCGCGCAGCAGAACGCGTCTCTGGTCAAGGCCTCTACCGATACCACCCAGTCGCTGGAAGAGCAATCCCGCCAACTGGTGCAGGCCATGGCCATGTTCCGTATCGAAGACCACACGCCGCTGCTGCAAGCGCGCTGA
- a CDS encoding PucR family transcriptional regulator, giving the protein MSASHQRSLSYRDSSHDHTKEQWDGWCSDFLLALLTADPSDLALIHQRADRLQWPLDVPHRVVAWRIGNMASLFASPDCRDPEAQLQRSRMVLQQRLQQSLLALHPVSAPHPPPPVVTLGDLSLMVLPTDSPLLQPPGHQRLVALRQSIYTDIAPLTLYGGLSSPVSSAAQYRQGLNEAQQALDAVASLQPEKGLCDYTELGILQLLGAVSDPALLTRFMNNVLGNLVEHHRKSPYLLIETLDAVLQENNNLIKAAERLAIHRNTLHQRLQRIEQLSGGTLNDPLFRLSAAVALMIGHHSGFPASETTVSLLKVPSQE; this is encoded by the coding sequence ATGTCGGCATCGCATCAACGCAGCTTGTCTTATCGCGACAGTTCTCATGACCATACGAAAGAGCAGTGGGACGGATGGTGTAGCGATTTTCTGCTGGCGCTCCTCACCGCCGACCCATCGGATCTGGCGCTGATTCATCAGCGTGCCGACCGCCTGCAATGGCCGCTGGATGTGCCACACCGGGTGGTAGCCTGGCGCATAGGTAACATGGCAAGCCTGTTCGCTTCACCGGATTGCCGCGATCCAGAGGCGCAATTGCAGCGCTCACGCATGGTGTTGCAACAACGGCTACAACAGTCTCTGTTGGCTCTGCATCCTGTATCAGCGCCACACCCTCCCCCACCGGTGGTTACGCTGGGCGATCTCAGCCTGATGGTGTTGCCGACAGACAGCCCATTACTGCAACCGCCGGGGCATCAACGGCTGGTGGCATTACGCCAGTCAATCTACACCGATATCGCCCCATTGACGCTATACGGCGGGCTATCCAGTCCGGTCAGTTCAGCGGCGCAGTACCGCCAGGGCCTGAACGAAGCGCAACAGGCACTTGACGCCGTCGCCAGCCTGCAACCAGAAAAGGGGCTATGCGACTACACTGAACTGGGGATACTGCAATTATTGGGGGCCGTCAGCGATCCAGCATTGCTGACCCGGTTTATGAACAACGTGCTGGGCAATCTGGTAGAACATCACCGTAAGTCGCCTTATCTATTGATTGAGACGCTGGATGCGGTATTGCAGGAAAACAATAATCTGATCAAAGCAGCCGAACGGCTGGCTATTCATCGCAATACGCTGCACCAACGCCTGCAACGCATTGAACAATTATCGGGCGGCACCCTGAACGACCCACTGTTTCGCCTTAGCGCTGCCGTCGCACTCATGATCGGGCATCATTCTGGCTTTCCAGCGTCAGAAACCACCGTATCGCTATTAAAGGTCCCTTCACAGGAGTGA
- the codA gene encoding cytosine deaminase, which translates to MKIINAVLRHQPGLYTVQLQNGLIAAIDAQSGQCPAMPDDIDAAGQLVIPPLVEPHIHLDAVMTAGEPEWNMSGTLFEGIERWSQRKATITHDDTRRRAHTAIGLLRDHGIQHVRTHVDVTDPSLAALEAMLELKNEVRDLIDLQIVAFPQEGIESYPDGRQLMERAIALGADVVGGIPHFENTREQGVSSVKFLMDLAERTGCLVDVHCDETDDPHSRFLEVLAEEARVRDMGARVTASHTVAMGSYDNAYCSKLFRLLRRSGISFVSCPTESIHLQGRFDTFPKRRGVTRVAELDRAGMNVCFGQDSIRDPWYPLGNGNILRILDAGLHICHMMGYQDLQRCLDFVTDNSAKALHLGDRYGIAVGRPANLLIMDAQSDYDALQRQAKARLSIRHGRIIMQRAPEHVTYPTA; encoded by the coding sequence ATGAAGATTATAAACGCCGTATTACGCCATCAGCCCGGCCTCTATACCGTGCAACTGCAAAACGGCCTGATTGCCGCCATCGACGCCCAATCGGGCCAGTGCCCCGCGATGCCAGACGACATCGACGCCGCAGGGCAGTTGGTGATTCCGCCGCTGGTAGAGCCGCACATTCATCTTGATGCGGTTATGACGGCAGGTGAACCGGAGTGGAATATGAGCGGCACACTGTTTGAAGGCATCGAACGCTGGAGCCAACGTAAAGCGACGATCACCCACGACGATACCCGACGCCGGGCACATACCGCTATTGGCCTGTTGCGCGACCACGGCATCCAGCATGTCCGTACCCATGTTGATGTCACCGATCCCTCGCTGGCGGCGCTGGAAGCCATGCTGGAACTCAAAAACGAGGTGCGCGACCTGATAGACCTGCAAATCGTCGCCTTCCCGCAGGAAGGTATCGAATCATATCCGGATGGTCGCCAGTTGATGGAGCGCGCCATTGCGCTGGGCGCGGATGTGGTCGGCGGCATTCCTCATTTTGAAAATACCCGCGAGCAAGGCGTCAGTTCAGTGAAATTTTTGATGGATCTGGCAGAGCGTACCGGGTGTCTGGTTGACGTGCACTGCGATGAAACCGATGACCCGCATTCACGCTTTCTGGAGGTACTGGCCGAAGAAGCGCGGGTGCGAGACATGGGCGCACGGGTCACCGCCAGCCATACGGTAGCGATGGGATCGTATGACAACGCGTACTGCTCGAAGCTGTTTCGCCTGTTGCGCCGATCCGGCATTAGCTTTGTCTCCTGTCCGACGGAAAGCATCCACCTGCAAGGACGGTTCGATACCTTTCCTAAGCGCCGTGGTGTGACCCGCGTTGCCGAACTGGACCGCGCGGGTATGAACGTCTGCTTCGGACAGGACTCCATCAGAGACCCATGGTACCCACTCGGTAACGGCAATATTCTGCGTATTCTCGACGCCGGGCTGCATATTTGCCACATGATGGGGTATCAGGATCTGCAACGTTGTCTCGATTTCGTTACCGACAATAGCGCCAAAGCCCTGCATTTGGGCGATCGCTACGGTATCGCGGTCGGTCGTCCGGCCAACCTGTTGATTATGGATGCACAAAGCGACTACGACGCACTGCAGCGGCAGGCCAAAGCACGGTTGTCTATCCGCCACGGGCGAATCATCATGCAGCGCGCACCCGAGCACGTGACCTATCCGACAGCGTAG
- a CDS encoding EAL domain-containing protein, producing MMTGSAWNSESLFQGILDRCPVGIAVINYDGDYVTVNPAYSAIYGYTQEEMINHPFTMVFPESTRASVLARHQSFLDEGGKLGGEWTVVRHDGAVLTVWSESVPFAQHGQKADRLVYVLDITERQKAREQMKIAATVYESTQEAIIVIDTHRNIISINPAFTHLTGYSEADVVGKPSYIFRSDRHDIAFYDAIWRTVNEDGLWVGEMWDRKKDGSDYLRELTINVVKDAAGTPINYVGVFSDITQRKKQEELIWRQANYDAVTSLPNRHRFQDKLERAIERAKQTGRPMALMLIDLDHFKSVNDSLGHRAGDALLFAVSTRITDCIQGADTIARIGGDEFAIILSDLLRTNDCERLANTLLQRLAQPFNIDGENMLVSASIGIAFYPNDSDTLEELFKHADQAMYSAKNAGRNGFHYFTPALHQAARARLRLTNDLRQALESAQFEVYYQPIIELATNRITKAEALVRWHHPERGLVSPAEFIPLAEDTGLIVPLGDWVAQQAIIQLAQWRNTLDPHFQIAINQSPIQLRSKDFSEMTWVQELARYGLDGNAVIIEITEGLLLNAELRVNNNLHLLRDAGIQIAIDDFGTGYSSLAYLRKFNIDCLKIDRSFIEDLDGVGLELCVAIIAMAHSLGLNVVAEGVETQHQCDILTRLGCDYAQGFLFSRPVPAPELTTMLQAATDTTETKSA from the coding sequence ATGATGACCGGTTCTGCATGGAATTCAGAAAGTCTGTTTCAGGGCATCCTCGACCGCTGCCCGGTGGGCATTGCCGTTATTAATTACGACGGAGATTATGTCACCGTTAATCCTGCCTATAGCGCTATTTATGGTTACACCCAGGAAGAGATGATTAATCATCCCTTTACTATGGTTTTTCCTGAGTCTACCCGGGCATCTGTTCTGGCCCGCCATCAGTCGTTTCTCGATGAAGGCGGCAAACTGGGAGGAGAATGGACGGTCGTGCGCCACGACGGCGCGGTACTGACGGTCTGGTCGGAATCCGTCCCCTTCGCACAGCACGGGCAAAAAGCCGATCGGCTGGTGTACGTCCTCGATATTACCGAGCGCCAAAAAGCACGTGAACAGATGAAGATTGCCGCCACGGTCTACGAAAGTACCCAGGAGGCCATTATCGTCATCGATACCCATCGAAACATTATCTCCATCAACCCCGCCTTTACCCACCTCACCGGGTATAGCGAAGCCGACGTCGTGGGAAAACCGTCGTACATATTCCGCTCCGATCGCCACGATATCGCTTTCTATGATGCCATCTGGCGCACGGTGAATGAAGACGGGCTGTGGGTCGGTGAAATGTGGGATCGCAAGAAAGACGGCAGCGACTATCTCCGGGAACTGACTATCAATGTGGTCAAAGACGCCGCAGGCACGCCCATCAACTATGTTGGCGTGTTCTCCGATATTACCCAACGCAAAAAACAAGAAGAATTAATCTGGCGACAAGCCAACTATGACGCGGTCACCTCACTGCCAAACCGACACAGATTTCAGGATAAACTTGAACGTGCGATTGAACGCGCAAAGCAGACCGGCCGCCCCATGGCGCTGATGCTGATAGACCTGGACCATTTCAAATCGGTTAATGACAGCCTGGGGCATCGCGCTGGCGATGCGCTGCTGTTTGCAGTGTCGACCCGTATTACCGACTGTATTCAGGGTGCCGATACGATTGCCCGAATCGGCGGCGACGAATTTGCCATTATCCTGTCTGACCTGCTGCGAACCAACGACTGTGAGCGTCTGGCCAACACCTTGCTACAACGTTTGGCACAACCGTTCAATATCGATGGGGAAAACATGCTGGTTTCCGCCAGTATCGGTATTGCCTTTTACCCTAACGACAGTGACACCTTGGAAGAACTGTTCAAACATGCCGACCAGGCGATGTATTCCGCCAAGAACGCGGGGCGTAACGGCTTCCATTATTTCACGCCTGCCTTGCATCAGGCTGCGCGCGCCCGTTTACGCCTGACTAACGATCTGCGCCAGGCGCTTGAATCCGCTCAGTTTGAGGTTTACTACCAGCCGATTATCGAACTGGCTACCAACCGGATAACCAAGGCTGAAGCGCTGGTACGCTGGCATCATCCCGAACGGGGTCTGGTCAGTCCGGCAGAATTCATCCCACTTGCGGAAGATACCGGCCTGATTGTTCCACTCGGCGATTGGGTCGCACAGCAGGCCATCATTCAGTTGGCGCAATGGCGTAACACCCTTGACCCGCACTTTCAGATAGCCATTAACCAGTCTCCGATCCAACTGCGCAGCAAAGATTTCTCCGAAATGACCTGGGTACAGGAACTGGCGCGATACGGGCTGGACGGCAACGCCGTGATCATCGAAATCACCGAAGGGCTACTGTTGAATGCGGAACTGCGGGTGAACAACAATCTGCATCTGCTGCGTGATGCCGGAATACAAATTGCCATTGATGATTTCGGCACCGGGTATTCATCACTGGCCTACCTCAGGAAATTCAACATTGATTGCCTGAAGATAGATCGCTCCTTCATCGAGGATCTCGATGGCGTCGGGCTTGAACTGTGCGTGGCGATTATCGCCATGGCGCACAGCCTTGGCCTCAATGTGGTAGCCGAAGGGGTTGAAACGCAGCACCAGTGCGACATTCTTACCCGACTCGGGTGCGACTATGCGCAGGGCTTTTTGTTCTCACGCCCGGTCCCAGCCCCGGAGCTAACGACGATGCTGCAAGCCGCCACCGATACGACAGAAACAAAATCGGCGTAA
- a CDS encoding type IV pilus twitching motility protein PilT: protein MDVSEWVNASVKQNVSDLHLCSGHPPVWRIDGQLVTDVTQLPLQHTDLEQWSQSWLDPECEQQLRRCGQTDCALTLAGGQRLRANLFMQRHGLSAALRLIPHGQPDLQTLRAPAVVAALAERTDGLILVTGATGSGKSTTLAAMIAALNQRSARHIITLEDPIEFLHTSQRSLIQQREIGRHSEGFSSALRAALREDPDVLLLGELRDSETIRLALTAAETGHLVLATLHTRRAVQAVDRLVDVFPAEEKAFVRTQLAASLQAVVAQKLLPGAQGGRVALFEVLLATPAVSNLIREGKTHQLPSLLQTGSQVGMQTFEQSYQQRCQEGLLADDRADDSWL, encoded by the coding sequence ATGGATGTGAGTGAATGGGTGAACGCTAGTGTAAAACAGAATGTATCCGATCTGCACCTGTGCAGCGGTCATCCCCCGGTGTGGCGTATCGACGGGCAACTGGTGACGGATGTTACCCAACTGCCGTTACAGCACACCGACCTGGAACAGTGGAGCCAGAGCTGGCTGGACCCGGAGTGTGAGCAGCAGTTGCGCCGGTGCGGGCAGACCGACTGTGCGTTGACGCTGGCGGGCGGGCAGCGGTTGCGGGCCAATCTGTTTATGCAGCGCCACGGTTTATCGGCAGCGCTACGCCTGATCCCACACGGCCAGCCGGATTTGCAGACGCTGCGGGCACCTGCGGTCGTCGCGGCATTGGCTGAGCGTACCGACGGACTGATTCTGGTGACCGGGGCGACCGGCAGCGGTAAATCGACCACCCTGGCGGCGATGATCGCGGCACTGAACCAGCGTAGTGCCCGCCATATTATTACGCTGGAAGACCCGATTGAATTCCTGCACACCAGCCAACGTAGCCTGATCCAACAGCGGGAAATCGGTCGGCACAGTGAAGGATTTTCCAGCGCTTTGCGGGCCGCATTGCGTGAAGATCCGGATGTGCTGTTACTGGGGGAACTGCGCGATAGCGAGACTATTCGGCTAGCGCTGACGGCGGCGGAGACCGGCCATTTGGTACTGGCGACGTTGCATACCCGACGGGCGGTGCAGGCGGTAGATAGGTTAGTGGATGTGTTCCCGGCCGAAGAGAAAGCCTTTGTGCGCACACAACTGGCAGCGAGTTTGCAGGCGGTAGTGGCGCAGAAATTATTGCCGGGTGCGCAGGGTGGGCGTGTGGCGTTATTTGAGGTACTGCTTGCCACACCGGCGGTCAGTAACCTGATCCGCGAAGGTAAAACCCACCAGTTGCCGAGCCTGTTGCAAACCGGCAGCCAGGTGGGGATGCAGACCTTTGAGCAGAGCTACCAACAGCGGTGTCAGGAAGGCCTGTTAGCGGATGACCGCGCAGACGATAGCTGGCTTTGA
- a CDS encoding YggS family pyridoxal phosphate-dependent enzyme, whose translation MTMTPVATISTVQQNLQDVRQKISAAAQRCGRAPEEITLLAVSKTKPVSALEEAITAGQRAFGENYVQEGVDKVRHFQTALPDVALEWHFIGPLQSNKSRLVAEHFDWCHTIDRLRIAQRLSEQRPAHLPPLNVLLQVNISQEASKSGILASELPELAASVATLPNLRLRGLMAIPAPQADHAQQLAVFRHMTELFLQLKVDYGTLDTLSMGMTDDMAAAIEAGSTMVRIGTAIFGARDYSSPTS comes from the coding sequence ATGACGATGACACCGGTAGCGACGATATCGACAGTTCAGCAAAACCTACAGGACGTCCGGCAGAAAATCTCGGCGGCGGCACAACGCTGCGGGCGCGCGCCAGAAGAGATTACGCTGCTTGCCGTCAGCAAAACCAAACCTGTGAGCGCGCTCGAAGAAGCCATCACGGCTGGGCAGCGGGCATTTGGCGAAAACTATGTACAGGAAGGGGTGGATAAGGTTCGTCATTTTCAGACCGCCCTGCCCGATGTCGCGCTGGAATGGCACTTTATCGGGCCGTTGCAGTCGAATAAAAGCCGTCTGGTGGCAGAACACTTTGACTGGTGCCACACCATCGACAGGCTGCGTATCGCCCAGCGCCTGAGCGAGCAACGCCCGGCGCACCTGCCACCGCTCAATGTGCTGTTGCAGGTCAACATCAGTCAGGAAGCGAGCAAATCCGGCATTCTGGCCAGCGAACTGCCAGAGCTGGCCGCCAGCGTGGCAACACTACCGAATCTGCGATTGCGCGGACTGATGGCAATTCCCGCGCCGCAGGCGGATCACGCCCAGCAACTGGCGGTATTTCGCCACATGACTGAACTTTTTCTGCAACTGAAAGTGGATTATGGCACCTTGGATACCTTGTCGATGGGGATGACCGACGACATGGCGGCCGCCATTGAAGCTGGCAGCACGATGGTACGCATCGGTACCGCAATTTTTGGCGCACGTGATTATAGTTCGCCGACCAGTTAA
- the proC gene encoding pyrroline-5-carboxylate reductase, which yields MEHRKIAFIGAGNMAQAIIAGLMAGGYPAHQVSVSAPSATHRDQLATRYGIASLSDNAACARDADVVVLAVKPQLMADVCGELAKQVDFNGKLVLSIAAGVNVARFRQLLGASLNIVRIMPNTPSLVGQGMSGLYAPAGVSDADRAFAADLMQSVGKLCWVTDESHINGVIAAAGSAPAYFFLFMEAMQQEAMRQGFDADTARLLVQQAASGAAALVEASPNTPLSTLRENVTSKGGTTAEALRVFNERQLSQTVADAMQAAVHRAKEMESLF from the coding sequence ATGGAACACCGTAAAATAGCCTTTATCGGCGCGGGCAACATGGCACAGGCGATCATCGCCGGTTTGATGGCAGGCGGTTATCCGGCCCACCAGGTCAGCGTTAGCGCACCGTCCGCCACCCACCGGGATCAACTGGCTACCCGCTATGGCATTGCCAGCCTAAGCGACAATGCCGCCTGTGCCCGTGACGCCGATGTGGTGGTGCTGGCGGTTAAACCGCAACTGATGGCCGATGTTTGCGGGGAACTGGCAAAACAGGTGGATTTCAACGGCAAGCTGGTATTATCGATCGCCGCCGGTGTTAACGTCGCCCGCTTCCGCCAGTTATTGGGCGCATCGCTCAACATAGTGCGTATCATGCCAAATACCCCCTCGCTGGTAGGCCAGGGCATGAGCGGATTATACGCACCGGCCGGGGTGAGCGACGCCGATCGCGCCTTTGCCGCCGACCTAATGCAAAGTGTCGGTAAACTGTGCTGGGTCACCGACGAGTCGCACATTAACGGCGTGATTGCCGCTGCCGGTAGCGCACCTGCCTACTTCTTCCTGTTTATGGAAGCGATGCAGCAGGAGGCCATGCGTCAGGGGTTCGACGCCGACACCGCACGATTGCTGGTACAGCAGGCGGCTAGTGGTGCAGCCGCACTGGTGGAAGCCAGCCCGAACACCCCGTTGTCCACTCTGCGGGAAAATGTGACTTCCAAGGGCGGCACCACCGCCGAGGCGCTGCGCGTATTTAACGAGCGTCAGTTGAGCCAGACGGTTGCAGATGCCATGCAGGCGGCGGTGCACCGGGCAAAGGAAATGGAATCGCTGTTCTGA
- a CDS encoding YggT family protein — MLTLTFLVKTLIDLYVMVLLLRIWMQWARSDFYNPLAQFVVKLTQPIIGPLRRIIPSLGPIDSASLLLAFLLTTLKYPLLLLIQVGSLSLSPINLLVGLLALIKSAGYLVFWIVIIRSLMSWISQGRSPVDYMLHQLTEPLMGPVRRILPSAGGLDFSPMIVILVLYVLNYLGMDFFPGLWFLL, encoded by the coding sequence ATGCTGACCCTGACTTTTCTGGTCAAAACCCTGATTGACCTGTACGTGATGGTGTTGCTGCTGCGTATCTGGATGCAATGGGCACGCAGTGATTTTTACAACCCACTGGCGCAGTTCGTGGTGAAACTCACGCAGCCGATTATCGGCCCATTGCGTCGCATTATCCCTTCGCTGGGGCCTATTGACAGCGCCTCGCTGCTGCTGGCGTTTCTGCTCACCACGCTGAAATACCCGTTGCTGTTGCTGATTCAGGTTGGCTCACTCTCGCTAAGCCCGATCAACTTGCTGGTGGGGCTACTGGCGCTGATCAAATCCGCCGGTTATCTGGTGTTCTGGATAGTGATCATTCGCTCGCTGATGAGCTGGATCAGTCAGGGCCGCAGCCCGGTGGATTATATGCTGCACCAACTGACAGAACCGTTGATGGGCCCGGTTCGCCGTATTCTGCCCTCGGCAGGCGGCCTGGATTTCTCGCCGATGATCGTGATTCTGGTGCTGTACGTGTTGAATTACCTTGGCATGGATTTCTTCCCGGGGCTGTGGTTCCTGTTGTGA
- the yggU gene encoding DUF167 family protein YggU produces the protein MSAVSRCEDGLVIRLYIQPKASRDQIVGLHGDELKVAITAPPVDGQANAHLIKFLAKQFRVAKGMVTIEKGELGRHKQIRIVNPQTIPADVAGLIS, from the coding sequence GTGAGTGCCGTCAGTCGCTGTGAAGACGGGCTGGTCATTCGGCTGTATATTCAGCCGAAAGCCAGCCGGGATCAGATTGTCGGGTTGCATGGCGACGAGCTCAAAGTCGCCATCACCGCACCACCGGTAGACGGTCAGGCCAATGCCCACCTGATCAAATTTCTTGCCAAGCAATTCCGTGTCGCCAAAGGCATGGTCACCATCGAAAAAGGGGAGCTTGGCCGTCACAAACAGATTAGGATCGTCAACCCGCAAACCATCCCGGCCGATGTCGCGGGCCTCATTTCCTGA
- a CDS encoding XTP/dITP diphosphatase: MQNVVLATGNAGKVRELAGLLADFGLDVVAQTTLGVDSAEETGLTFIENAILKARHAARATGLPAIADDSGLAVNALGGAPGIYSARYAGEDASDQQNLDKLLAVLDNVPDEQRQASFHCVLVYLRHADDPTPLVCHGSWQGVITRAPAGEGGFGYDPVFFVPQLGKTAAELSREEKNAHSHRGQALRQLLDALRHA, encoded by the coding sequence ATGCAAAACGTGGTTTTAGCCACCGGCAACGCCGGTAAAGTGCGTGAACTCGCCGGTCTGCTGGCGGATTTTGGTCTTGACGTGGTGGCACAAACCACGTTGGGCGTCGACTCCGCCGAAGAAACCGGTTTGACCTTTATCGAAAACGCCATTCTGAAAGCGCGCCACGCCGCACGCGCCACCGGCCTGCCCGCCATCGCGGATGATTCCGGGCTGGCAGTTAACGCGCTGGGCGGCGCACCGGGCATCTATTCCGCCCGCTATGCTGGAGAAGACGCCAGCGACCAGCAGAATCTGGACAAGCTGCTGGCGGTGCTCGACAACGTGCCAGACGAACAACGTCAGGCCAGCTTCCACTGTGTGCTGGTGTATTTGCGCCACGCTGATGACCCGACGCCGTTGGTGTGCCACGGTAGCTGGCAGGGCGTCATCACCCGTGCGCCCGCCGGTGAAGGCGGTTTTGGCTACGATCCCGTCTTTTTCGTGCCGCAACTCGGCAAAACCGCCGCCGAACTCAGCCGCGAAGAGAAAAACGCCCACTCCCACCGTGGACAGGCGCTGCGTCAATTGCTGGATGCGCTGCGACATGCTTAA